A genome region from Manihot esculenta cultivar AM560-2 chromosome 5, M.esculenta_v8, whole genome shotgun sequence includes the following:
- the LOC110614666 gene encoding protein SENESCENCE-ASSOCIATED GENE 21, mitochondrial, which translates to MARSFSNAKFLSAFITKTINGRGFSAAAPQGVVPNVPKGGASTVKKIAEEKIASSEKVAWIPDPRTGCYRPENVAKEIDAAELRAMLLKKH; encoded by the coding sequence ATGGCTCGCTCTTTCTCAAACGCAAAGTTTCTTTCTGCTTTCATCACCAAAACAATCAACGGGAGAGGATTTTCAGCGGCTGCACCTCAAGGAGTTGTGCCCAACGTCCCCAAAGGAGGAGCTTCCACGGTAAAGAAAATTGCGGAGGAGAAGATTGCATCCTCAGAGAAGGTCGCATGGATTCCAGACCCTCGCACCGGATGCTATAGACCAGAAAATGTAGCGAAGGAGATTGATGCGGCCGAGTTAAGAGCTATGCTGTTGAAGAAGCATTAA
- the LOC110614692 gene encoding indole-3-acetic acid-induced protein ARG2 → MARSFSDAKFLSAFITKAINGRGLSASAPAAPQGGVRSLPKGGASAVKKIAEEKIASAQKVAWIPDPNTGCYRPENVTEEIDAAESRAMLLKKH, encoded by the coding sequence ATGGCTCGCTCTTTCTCAGACGCAAAGTTTCTTTCTGCTTTCATCACCAAAGCAATCAACGGGAGAGGACTTTCAGCATCTGCTCCTGCTGCACCACAAGGAGGTGTGCGCAGCCTCCCCAAAGGAGGAGCTTCCGCGGTCAAGAAAATTGCGGAAGAGAAGATTGCATCCGCACAGAAGGTCGCATGGATTCCAGATCCCAATACCGGATGCTATAGACCAGAGAATGTAACCGAGGAGATTGATGCTGCCGAGTCAAGGGCTATGCTGTTGAAGAAGCATTAA